The segment GGCCGTCGCCACGGCCATCATGAGCTTCTTCCTGCTCTACTTCTTCACCGACGTAGCGCGGCTCGAACCCGCTGCAGCCGGCGTCATCCTGCTGGTGACCAAGATCTGGGATGCGGTGAACGACCCATTGATTGGCTTGCTCTCCGACCGCATCAACACGCGTTGGGGGCGGCGACGACCGTGGTTGCTGTTCGGCGCCGTGCCGTTCGGCTTGGCCTTCTTCCTACTGTTCCAGACCCCGCAGCTTGGCGACGCCGGCAAATTCGCCTATTACCTGGTCGTGTCGTTGCTGCTGGATACGATGTTCACCGTGGTCAATGTGCCCTACACGGCGCTGACGCCGGAACTCAGCCGCGACTACGACGAGCGCACCAGCCTGAACTCATACCGCTTCGCCTTCAGCATCGCCGCCGGATTGATCGCCGCAGTGACTCACCCGATCATTGTGGATGCCGTCGCGGCCAACTCGGATGTGCAGACCGGTTATGCGGTCTCGGCGTTGATCTGGGCCGTGGTGTGCGCGGCGCCGTTCTTCTTCGCCTTTTGGGGCACCTATGAACGTCACACCCCCGAAGAAGCCGAATCGCTGCCTGTCCTCGAGAGCCTGAAGTGGACCGTTCGCAACCGCGCCTTCCGATACGCTGCGGGCATCTACCTGCTCTCCTGGCTGGTGGTGCAGACGGTGAGCACGTTGATCGTGTATTACCTGACCTACTGGCTGCGCCGGCCGGAGATTACGCCGCTGGTGCTGCTGGCGGTGCAAGGCAGCGCGTTGGTCTGGCTGTTCATCTGGAACGTGATCAGCCGACGCGTCGGCAAGAAGGGCGTGTACTTCATCGGCATGTCGGCCTGGGTAGCGACGTCGCTCGCGTTATTCGCCGTGCAGCCCGATGGGCCGACGTGGAGTGTGATTGCACTGGCGGCGCTCGCCGGCGTTGGCGTCGCCGTGGCGTATCTGATCCCATGGGCCATGCTGCCTGACGTAATCGAGCTGGACGAGTTGGAGACCGGTCGCCGGCGCGAGGGCGCGTTCTATGGGCTGTTCGTGCTCCTGCAAAAGCTCGGCCTGGCGCTGGGCTTGTTCGCCGTCGGCCAGGTGCTGAGCGCAACGGGCTACATCACCCCACCCCCTGGCGCGACGGCGCCGATCACCCAGCCGGATAGCGCATTGCTTGCCATCCGGCTGATGATGGGGC is part of the Candidatus Roseilinea sp. genome and harbors:
- a CDS encoding sugar transporter, giving the protein MNARTSPTPEKVPLLTKLAFGSGDVGPAVATAIMSFFLLYFFTDVARLEPAAAGVILLVTKIWDAVNDPLIGLLSDRINTRWGRRRPWLLFGAVPFGLAFFLLFQTPQLGDAGKFAYYLVVSLLLDTMFTVVNVPYTALTPELSRDYDERTSLNSYRFAFSIAAGLIAAVTHPIIVDAVAANSDVQTGYAVSALIWAVVCAAPFFFAFWGTYERHTPEEAESLPVLESLKWTVRNRAFRYAAGIYLLSWLVVQTVSTLIVYYLTYWLRRPEITPLVLLAVQGSALVWLFIWNVISRRVGKKGVYFIGMSAWVATSLALFAVQPDGPTWSVIALAALAGVGVAVAYLIPWAMLPDVIELDELETGRRREGAFYGLFVLLQKLGLALGLFAVGQVLSATGYITPPPGATAPITQPDSALLAIRLMMGPVAAVILLAGMVLVARFPITKASHEQTLRKLEARRAASEPA